The following proteins are co-located in the Paludibaculum fermentans genome:
- a CDS encoding glycoside hydrolase family 2 protein — MKLLYLLVAVSLAATAAEGPRGATLTLKENWAIQPTSAAASSGAVVSTPGFSVKGWYKATMPSTVVSALAQLGIYADPYYGMNLRQIAGTTYPIAGNFSNLAMPPESPFRGSWWFRTEFTTPAEFRDKTLWLRFDGINYRANVWLNGRQVADADKMAGAWRLFEFNVSGLVKAGAKNALAVEIFPPQPDDLGITFVDWNPTPADKGMGLWRNVHLDATGPVSIRFPQVISHLNLPENTKAELTVTAELRNGSTKPVKGTLKGQIEGITFAKAVHLGAGETKVVSLEPGEFAQLRLDNPRLWWPVQTGPQNLYPLKLEFETGGSVSDSSSLRFGIREVTSRLNEENHRIFQVNGKNILIRGAGYSFDMLLRSSPERQRADLEYVRDMNLNTVRMEGKIEDDHFLEMCDEMGILVMAGWCCCDHWEKWENWKEEDHSIAGASLRDQIRRLRSHPAVFTWLNGSDGPPVPAVEKMYVQILKELNWPNPFQSSATSKPTEVTGQTGIKMTGPYEYIAPSYWLLDKDRGGAHGFNTETSPGPAVPPVDSLRAMLPEDKLWPINEVWDFHSGGSVFKDVKVFTEALNARYGPSAGVEEYSRKAQVMAYEGHRAMFEAFGRNKYKSTGVIQWMLNNAWPSMIWHLYDWYLRPGGSYFGAKKGCEPLHIQYSYDDGSIVVVNSLYQGFAGLKAKAWVYNLDMTEKWSKVAVVDAGADRSTRVLTLPALEGLSTTYFVRLALEDASGKTVSTNFYWLSTKPEVLDWAKSTWYVTPTKEFADLKGLNSLPPVKVNFSFRNEKDGERGWTRVTLENPSRSLAFSVHLKVNTSELDPDNPTDPAHEVEILPVLWEDNYFVLMPGEKRTVSASYRLTEVKHGQPVVAVDGWNVEGNAVN, encoded by the coding sequence ATGAAGCTTCTTTATCTGTTGGTAGCGGTATCCCTGGCGGCCACGGCCGCCGAAGGCCCTCGCGGTGCAACTTTGACATTGAAAGAGAATTGGGCGATTCAACCCACGTCGGCCGCGGCAAGTTCCGGCGCCGTGGTCTCGACGCCGGGATTCAGCGTGAAGGGGTGGTACAAAGCCACCATGCCCTCCACCGTGGTGAGCGCCCTGGCGCAGTTGGGCATCTACGCGGATCCTTACTACGGCATGAACCTGCGCCAGATCGCGGGCACGACGTATCCCATCGCCGGCAACTTCTCGAACCTGGCCATGCCGCCGGAGAGCCCGTTCCGGGGCTCGTGGTGGTTCCGGACCGAGTTCACCACGCCGGCCGAGTTCCGGGACAAGACGCTGTGGCTTCGTTTCGACGGAATCAACTACCGCGCCAATGTGTGGCTGAACGGGCGGCAGGTGGCGGACGCGGACAAGATGGCTGGAGCCTGGCGGCTGTTCGAGTTCAATGTCAGCGGGCTGGTCAAGGCAGGAGCGAAGAACGCGCTGGCAGTGGAGATCTTCCCGCCGCAACCGGACGACCTGGGCATCACGTTTGTCGATTGGAATCCGACGCCGGCGGACAAGGGCATGGGCTTGTGGCGCAACGTGCATCTGGACGCTACGGGTCCGGTTTCCATCCGGTTTCCGCAGGTCATTTCGCACCTGAACCTGCCGGAGAACACCAAGGCTGAGTTGACGGTGACGGCGGAGTTGCGGAACGGGTCGACCAAGCCGGTGAAAGGGACCCTGAAGGGACAGATTGAGGGCATCACGTTTGCGAAGGCCGTGCATTTGGGCGCGGGAGAAACCAAGGTCGTCAGCCTGGAGCCGGGCGAGTTCGCACAGCTCAGGCTCGATAACCCGAGGCTGTGGTGGCCGGTGCAGACGGGTCCGCAGAACCTGTATCCGCTGAAGCTGGAGTTTGAAACCGGCGGGTCGGTCTCTGACTCGAGTTCGCTTCGTTTCGGAATCCGGGAAGTCACCTCTCGGTTGAACGAGGAGAATCACCGCATCTTCCAGGTGAACGGGAAGAACATCCTGATTCGAGGCGCGGGCTATTCGTTCGATATGCTGCTCCGGAGTTCACCGGAGCGCCAGCGCGCCGATCTCGAGTATGTCCGCGACATGAACCTGAACACGGTGCGCATGGAAGGCAAGATCGAGGACGACCATTTCCTGGAGATGTGCGACGAGATGGGGATCCTGGTGATGGCCGGCTGGTGCTGCTGCGACCACTGGGAGAAGTGGGAGAACTGGAAGGAAGAAGATCACTCGATTGCCGGCGCGTCGTTGAGGGACCAGATCCGGCGGCTGCGGAGCCATCCGGCGGTGTTCACCTGGCTGAACGGCAGCGATGGGCCGCCGGTGCCCGCAGTGGAGAAGATGTACGTCCAGATCCTGAAAGAGTTGAACTGGCCGAATCCGTTCCAGTCGTCGGCCACTTCGAAGCCCACCGAGGTGACCGGGCAGACCGGCATCAAGATGACGGGACCGTACGAATACATCGCGCCCAGCTACTGGCTGCTGGACAAGGACCGCGGCGGGGCTCACGGGTTCAATACAGAGACGAGCCCGGGACCGGCGGTGCCGCCGGTGGACAGCCTGCGGGCGATGCTGCCCGAGGACAAGCTGTGGCCCATCAACGAGGTTTGGGACTTCCATTCCGGCGGCTCTGTGTTCAAGGACGTAAAGGTGTTTACGGAAGCGCTGAACGCCCGCTACGGACCATCGGCGGGTGTCGAGGAGTACTCCCGAAAGGCCCAGGTGATGGCCTACGAGGGACACCGGGCGATGTTCGAAGCCTTCGGGCGCAATAAGTACAAATCGACGGGAGTCATCCAGTGGATGCTGAACAACGCCTGGCCGTCGATGATCTGGCACTTGTATGACTGGTATCTGCGGCCGGGCGGCAGTTACTTCGGGGCCAAGAAGGGCTGTGAACCGTTGCACATCCAGTACAGTTACGACGATGGCTCGATTGTTGTCGTCAATTCGCTGTATCAGGGGTTTGCGGGGCTGAAGGCAAAGGCCTGGGTCTACAACCTGGATATGACGGAGAAGTGGTCAAAGGTGGCGGTGGTGGACGCGGGGGCGGACAGGTCCACGCGGGTACTGACGCTGCCTGCCCTGGAGGGGCTGTCCACAACCTACTTTGTGCGGCTGGCGCTGGAGGATGCCTCGGGCAAGACGGTCAGCACGAATTTCTATTGGCTGTCGACCAAGCCGGAAGTGCTGGATTGGGCGAAGTCCACCTGGTATGTGACGCCTACCAAGGAATTCGCGGATCTGAAGGGACTGAATAGCCTGCCGCCGGTGAAAGTGAACTTTTCTTTCCGCAATGAAAAGGACGGCGAGCGGGGTTGGACGCGGGTGACGCTGGAGAATCCGTCCCGGAGCCTGGCGTTTTCCGTGCACCTGAAGGTGAACACGAGTGAGTTGGATCCGGACAATCCCACCGATCCGGCGCATGAAGTGGAGATCCTGCCGGTGCTGTGGGAGGACAACTACTTCGTGCTGATGCCGGGGGAGAAGCGGACGGTTTCGGCGTCCTACCGGCTGACGGAAGTGAAGCACGGGCAGCCCGTGGTGGCAGTGGACGGGTGGAACGTAGAGGGCAACGCGGTGAACTGA
- a CDS encoding CocE/NonD family hydrolase: MNQSNLRRKPSRLLRLAVLAASLAAAAAIVSLAPPTTSAQKREPPDPDTIAARNKVEAELASVAVIDRKLMVPMSDGKRMATDVYRPRDTSKKYPTIFVRTPYNFNFWDVKLGAPRDMSTELEAVKRGYAYVVMNERGHFFSEGQYDILGAPLSDGTDAISWISKQPWSNGKVGTIGCSSTAEWQLAVAALGNPAFTTMIPQGFGAGVGRVAPYFEQGNWYRGGAVQMLFIAWLYGEQNQLRPMFPANMSQQDLIKASKSFDLAAQLPFVDWSVALRHLPEMDIIKAVDGPNGIFADRMEVSTGGAMIKREPNDPAWYRGGLWHDDKPINIPGFWFMSWYDVSVGPNLAAYNHVRKTARPEIANQQYAIIAPTLHCGYKRATENTIVGERSVGDARLDYNNLTYGWFDHFLKGEENGVLAKMPKVRYYTMGLNKWQSSDTWPPAGAQPVEYYLSSGGSANSAAGDGHLATAPPAQDKPDRFVYDPANPVPSYGGNVCCTGNAVAGGAWDQRRMEARHDILVYSSDPLKDGVEVSGPIEVTLYVDSDAKDTDFTAKLIDVYPDGTAYNLDETIQRMRYREGFDRPPVWMEREKVYKVTLSPMNTSNYFERGHRIRLEISSSNFPRFDRNLNTGGKNYDEAHGVIAHNGVHHSAQYPAKVSLTVVRH, encoded by the coding sequence ATGAACCAATCGAACCTCCGCCGTAAACCCAGCCGCCTGCTCCGCCTCGCCGTTCTCGCCGCCTCTCTCGCCGCGGCGGCCGCCATCGTCTCCCTCGCCCCGCCGACGACTTCGGCCCAGAAGCGTGAGCCGCCGGATCCCGATACCATCGCCGCCCGCAACAAGGTCGAAGCCGAGTTGGCCTCCGTCGCCGTCATCGACCGCAAGCTCATGGTGCCCATGTCCGACGGCAAGCGCATGGCTACCGATGTCTACCGCCCCAGGGATACCTCAAAGAAGTACCCCACCATCTTCGTGCGCACCCCCTACAACTTCAATTTCTGGGACGTGAAGCTCGGCGCCCCGCGCGACATGTCCACCGAACTGGAAGCCGTGAAACGCGGCTACGCCTACGTGGTCATGAACGAGCGCGGACATTTCTTCTCGGAAGGCCAGTACGACATCCTCGGCGCGCCGCTCTCGGACGGCACGGATGCCATCTCCTGGATCTCGAAGCAGCCTTGGTCGAACGGCAAGGTCGGCACCATCGGCTGCTCCTCCACGGCCGAGTGGCAGTTGGCCGTCGCCGCCCTGGGCAATCCGGCCTTCACCACAATGATTCCTCAGGGCTTCGGCGCCGGAGTCGGCCGTGTCGCCCCTTATTTCGAACAGGGCAACTGGTATCGCGGCGGAGCCGTCCAGATGCTCTTCATCGCCTGGCTGTACGGCGAGCAGAACCAACTCCGGCCCATGTTCCCGGCCAACATGTCCCAGCAGGACCTGATCAAGGCGTCTAAGTCTTTCGATCTCGCGGCGCAGTTGCCTTTCGTCGACTGGTCGGTTGCCCTGCGCCACCTGCCCGAAATGGACATCATCAAGGCGGTCGACGGCCCCAACGGCATCTTCGCCGATCGCATGGAAGTCTCCACTGGCGGCGCCATGATCAAGCGCGAACCTAACGATCCCGCCTGGTATCGCGGCGGCCTCTGGCACGACGACAAACCCATCAATATCCCTGGCTTCTGGTTCATGTCCTGGTACGACGTGTCGGTCGGCCCGAACCTGGCCGCCTACAACCACGTCCGTAAAACCGCCCGGCCGGAGATCGCCAACCAGCAGTACGCCATCATCGCCCCCACGCTGCATTGCGGCTACAAACGCGCCACCGAGAACACCATCGTCGGCGAACGCAGCGTCGGCGACGCCCGCCTCGACTACAACAACCTCACCTACGGCTGGTTCGATCACTTCCTGAAAGGCGAGGAGAACGGAGTGCTTGCCAAGATGCCCAAGGTTCGCTACTACACCATGGGGCTCAACAAATGGCAGTCTTCCGACACCTGGCCGCCCGCCGGTGCCCAACCGGTGGAATACTACCTCTCCAGCGGCGGCTCCGCCAACAGCGCCGCCGGTGACGGCCATCTGGCCACCGCGCCACCCGCCCAGGACAAGCCGGACCGCTTCGTCTATGATCCGGCCAATCCCGTGCCGTCCTATGGCGGCAATGTCTGCTGCACGGGCAACGCCGTGGCCGGCGGGGCGTGGGATCAGCGCCGTATGGAAGCCCGCCACGATATCCTGGTCTACTCCTCAGACCCGTTGAAAGATGGCGTGGAAGTGAGTGGGCCGATTGAAGTTACGCTGTATGTCGATTCCGACGCCAAGGACACCGATTTCACCGCCAAGTTGATTGACGTCTATCCCGATGGCACCGCCTACAACCTGGACGAAACCATCCAGCGCATGCGCTACCGCGAAGGTTTCGATCGCCCGCCCGTCTGGATGGAACGCGAGAAGGTCTACAAGGTCACCCTCTCGCCCATGAATACCAGCAACTACTTCGAGCGCGGCCACCGCATCCGGCTGGAAATCTCCAGCAGCAACTTCCCGCGTTTCGATCGCAATCTCAATACCGGCGGCAAGAACTACGACGAGGCGCACGGTGTCATCGCGCACAACGGCGTCCATCATTCAGCCCAATACCCGGCCAAGGTGAGCCTGACCGTCGTCCGGCATTAA
- a CDS encoding PilZ domain-containing protein: MESQQQTKPVIGGSTGQESETSQSLHRPGNPISFAIRRAALGGKDARTEPRFAVREEKAVLWVLHPRQAHAREGRLLDVSHSGLGIVLPEEIPAGSWIRVEFGDVAVFGEVRYCRQQAGGEFRMGALTDWVIAKADIARWGALRGPESEAQLCDAFRQMKRAAVRYGPPI; this comes from the coding sequence ATGGAATCGCAGCAGCAGACGAAACCTGTCATAGGCGGGAGTACGGGCCAGGAATCTGAAACGTCGCAATCGCTACACCGGCCCGGCAACCCCATCTCCTTTGCCATCCGCCGCGCGGCGTTGGGTGGCAAAGACGCGCGCACGGAACCTCGATTTGCCGTCCGCGAAGAGAAGGCTGTTCTTTGGGTATTGCATCCCCGGCAGGCCCATGCCCGGGAAGGCAGGTTGTTGGACGTCTCCCACTCCGGGCTAGGGATTGTGTTGCCGGAAGAGATTCCGGCCGGTTCGTGGATCCGGGTCGAATTTGGTGACGTTGCGGTCTTTGGGGAGGTCCGCTACTGCCGGCAGCAGGCTGGCGGGGAGTTCCGGATGGGGGCGCTCACCGATTGGGTGATCGCCAAGGCTGACATTGCGCGCTGGGGCGCACTGCGCGGACCGGAGTCCGAGGCTCAGTTGTGTGACGCATTCCGCCAGATGAAGCGGGCGGCTGTCCGCTACGGGCCGCCAATTTAA
- a CDS encoding sigma-54-dependent transcriptional regulator, whose amino-acid sequence MSYSAETPLAQTASSQCEQRAGDLPRLLVADREQLALETTHAAVRNQPWAVSWACDAADTIAVVKKFRPHLVLLDLAIPGSDGIQLIRRIHELNPETQIIIHTANHSTESAVHAMRAGAVDYLNKPLASNVLSDRLTYWLAQREMQTREVQTELDLLDSFTFGGVVGRSPAMLHLLARVRRVAPHFTTALVSGETGSGKELVARALHTWSGELGSFVTCNCASIVDTLFESELFGHKRGSFTGATDDRPGLVLAAANGTLFLDEIGEMPLLLQAKLLRLLQNREVRPLGDNNAVKVELRIVAATNRDLRKQVADGTFREDLFYRLSTVHFPVPPLRERQEDLPLLIRHFLMDCAARYSKPGLNLSRRAEIVLNRYFWPGNIRELENSLNYACMMAQNSVVDIGDLPDYLLTPAESEQKTTPMTMAEVEYQHALHVLQLCDGNRVRAAELLGIGRATLYRMLARHETPVRS is encoded by the coding sequence ATGAGCTACTCAGCAGAGACACCTCTGGCCCAAACAGCCAGTTCTCAATGCGAACAGCGCGCTGGAGATCTGCCCCGCCTCCTAGTCGCGGATCGGGAACAACTCGCGCTCGAAACAACTCACGCCGCTGTCCGCAACCAACCCTGGGCCGTTTCCTGGGCTTGCGACGCGGCGGATACGATAGCGGTCGTGAAGAAATTCCGGCCCCATCTGGTCCTTTTGGACCTGGCGATACCCGGATCTGACGGAATCCAGCTCATTCGCCGGATTCACGAGCTCAATCCTGAAACTCAAATCATCATTCATACGGCGAACCATTCCACGGAATCGGCCGTCCATGCCATGCGCGCCGGAGCCGTCGACTACCTGAATAAACCGCTGGCTTCGAACGTCCTCAGCGACCGGCTCACCTATTGGCTGGCCCAACGCGAGATGCAGACCCGTGAGGTCCAAACAGAGCTGGATCTGCTGGATTCCTTTACCTTTGGCGGCGTGGTGGGGCGCAGTCCCGCCATGCTCCATCTGCTCGCCCGGGTGCGCCGCGTAGCCCCGCACTTCACCACCGCCCTGGTGAGCGGCGAAACCGGCTCAGGTAAGGAACTGGTGGCCCGCGCACTGCACACCTGGAGCGGTGAATTGGGTTCGTTCGTCACCTGCAATTGCGCCTCGATTGTCGATACACTCTTCGAAAGCGAGTTATTCGGCCATAAGCGCGGCTCATTTACGGGCGCCACCGACGACCGGCCCGGTCTTGTCCTGGCCGCCGCCAACGGCACCCTCTTTCTGGACGAGATCGGGGAGATGCCCCTGCTGCTGCAGGCCAAGCTGCTGCGCTTGCTGCAGAATCGCGAAGTCCGCCCCCTTGGCGACAACAATGCGGTCAAAGTGGAGCTGCGGATTGTGGCCGCCACCAATCGGGACCTGCGCAAGCAGGTGGCCGACGGCACCTTCCGCGAGGATCTGTTCTACCGGCTGTCCACCGTGCACTTCCCGGTTCCGCCGTTGCGCGAACGCCAGGAAGACCTGCCGCTGCTGATCCGCCATTTCCTGATGGATTGTGCCGCCCGGTACAGCAAACCAGGACTCAATCTGAGCCGCCGGGCCGAGATTGTCCTCAACCGCTATTTCTGGCCGGGCAATATTCGCGAGTTGGAAAACTCGTTGAATTACGCCTGCATGATGGCCCAGAACTCGGTTGTCGACATCGGCGATCTGCCGGACTATCTGCTGACACCGGCCGAATCCGAACAGAAAACCACCCCCATGACCATGGCTGAAGTGGAGTATCAACACGCACTCCACGTACTACAGTTGTGCGATGGGAACCGGGTGCGGGCGGCGGAGCTTCTCGGCATCGGCCGCGCCACGCTTTACCGCATGCTGGCGCGCCACGAAACGCCCGTGCGCAGCTAA
- a CDS encoding TolB-like translocation protein, which produces MSEPKRDEVEAQLRLILATPAFARSPHLCRFLQFTVERALDGRAEEIKEYLIGSEVLGRGAGFDPRTDTIVRTQAHRLRTLLQAYYADKPDSPVVIGFAKGAYVPIFRRPSVPDAPPAAGRIHTGWLLAAAAAVVVAGIGGWWVGARSAVSGLEPAPARFTVDLSPQGALDVDRGSLVLPPSGRSALFPLIETNGVRRLWIRSLASGVSRPLVGSDGGYLPFWSPDESQIGFFQNGRLKVYRLSDGQMRDLAEAPLGRGGAWSPQGTILYAPRSSGFIYQIPEQGGQPAPATFLAPGTDENDHRWPEFLPDGRRFLYSVRARNKDHNCVRMGSLDSHETTRIFDHNSQTRLAHTRTGDFLVFARDGSAWAQPFDVKAGRVTGQQILLLEGVRYSNVSGATFSIAGEHYLVYHDTEYSRTAVSLLDRTGHVLKELTQPALLMGVSANAAGRMLALEFGGQSREPGDVYVGETANFAPVRLTFGGAGYAAWEADGHALIYLAMRDGLSILARKSTQAGAEETVLWKPAHPIFPTSVSADGRWLAFHEDRPDTLMDLSLLPLDPLTHTVRGEPVSIRKTRFNETHGFLANSGRYLAFVSDESGQSEVYVTELGSDGHPGFTRKVSLDGGVHPRWRQDDGELYYLSPTRKLMAVRIEHLSSGTQFAKPVKLFDTLAFGAGDSKSPYAVSGDGRSFIINTLRVDPQGLTVHAVADWVGLLKTRHLTVN; this is translated from the coding sequence ATGTCTGAACCGAAGCGGGATGAGGTCGAAGCCCAGCTCCGCCTCATCCTCGCAACGCCCGCGTTCGCGCGCTCTCCCCATCTGTGCCGGTTCTTACAGTTCACGGTGGAGCGCGCCCTGGACGGCCGGGCGGAGGAGATCAAGGAATACCTCATCGGTTCCGAGGTGTTGGGCCGCGGAGCCGGCTTTGATCCCAGAACCGACACGATTGTCCGGACCCAGGCGCACCGCCTCCGGACCCTGCTCCAGGCGTACTACGCGGACAAACCCGATTCGCCGGTGGTGATCGGCTTCGCCAAGGGCGCCTACGTCCCCATCTTCCGCCGGCCCTCCGTGCCCGATGCTCCGCCGGCGGCAGGACGCATTCATACAGGTTGGCTGCTGGCCGCTGCCGCCGCTGTCGTGGTCGCTGGAATTGGCGGCTGGTGGGTGGGCGCCCGCAGTGCCGTTTCCGGCCTCGAGCCGGCTCCGGCCCGCTTCACCGTGGATCTCTCCCCGCAGGGCGCCCTGGATGTCGACCGCGGATCGCTGGTCCTGCCGCCTTCCGGCCGCAGCGCCCTGTTTCCCCTCATTGAAACCAATGGCGTGCGGCGGCTTTGGATCCGCAGCCTGGCGTCCGGCGTCTCGCGGCCCCTGGTGGGCAGCGATGGAGGCTATCTGCCCTTCTGGTCGCCCGACGAGTCGCAGATCGGCTTCTTCCAGAACGGGCGATTGAAGGTCTACCGCCTCAGTGACGGCCAGATGCGCGACCTGGCCGAGGCGCCGCTGGGCCGGGGCGGGGCCTGGAGCCCGCAGGGCACCATCCTGTATGCTCCACGATCCAGTGGGTTTATCTACCAGATCCCGGAGCAGGGCGGACAGCCCGCGCCGGCTACGTTTCTGGCCCCCGGAACCGATGAGAACGACCATCGCTGGCCGGAGTTTCTGCCCGATGGCCGGCGATTCCTCTACTCCGTGCGTGCCAGGAATAAAGACCACAATTGCGTCAGGATGGGCAGCCTCGATTCGCATGAGACGACCCGCATCTTTGACCACAACTCGCAGACCCGGCTCGCCCACACGCGGACGGGCGACTTCCTGGTCTTTGCGCGCGATGGTTCGGCCTGGGCGCAGCCCTTCGATGTAAAGGCGGGCCGTGTGACCGGGCAGCAGATCCTGCTGCTGGAAGGCGTACGCTACTCGAACGTCTCCGGCGCCACCTTCTCGATCGCGGGCGAGCACTATCTCGTCTACCACGACACGGAATACTCCCGGACCGCCGTGTCCCTGCTGGATCGCACCGGCCACGTTCTCAAGGAACTCACCCAGCCGGCGCTGCTGATGGGCGTCAGCGCGAACGCGGCCGGGAGGATGCTGGCCCTGGAATTCGGCGGGCAGTCGCGCGAACCCGGCGACGTCTATGTGGGTGAAACGGCCAACTTTGCGCCCGTTCGCTTGACCTTTGGCGGCGCCGGCTACGCCGCATGGGAGGCCGACGGCCACGCGCTCATCTACCTCGCCATGCGCGACGGTCTTTCGATCCTCGCCCGCAAAAGCACCCAGGCCGGGGCGGAAGAGACGGTGCTGTGGAAACCGGCCCACCCCATCTTCCCCACCAGCGTTTCGGCTGACGGCCGCTGGCTGGCGTTCCACGAAGACCGCCCCGACACCTTGATGGATCTGTCCCTGCTACCACTGGACCCGCTCACCCATACCGTCAGGGGGGAGCCGGTTTCGATCCGCAAAACGCGGTTCAACGAGACACATGGCTTCCTCGCTAACAGCGGGCGGTATCTTGCGTTTGTTTCCGACGAGTCCGGGCAATCGGAAGTGTATGTGACCGAACTCGGTTCGGATGGGCATCCTGGATTCACACGTAAGGTATCCCTTGACGGCGGTGTCCACCCGCGCTGGCGGCAGGATGACGGCGAGCTCTATTACCTGTCCCCCACCCGGAAGTTGATGGCGGTGCGGATTGAGCACCTCTCCAGCGGCACCCAGTTCGCCAAGCCGGTCAAGCTGTTCGATACGCTGGCGTTTGGGGCGGGCGACTCGAAAAGTCCCTACGCCGTGTCCGGTGATGGCCGCTCGTTCATCATTAACACCCTGCGGGTGGATCCACAGGGGTTAACAGTACACGCGGTAGCAGATTGGGTTGGCCTGTTGAAAACACGGCACTTGACAGTCAATTAA